The Terriglobia bacterium genome contains the following window.
CAAGTCCGTCGCTGCCGATGCCAAGGTGTTTGAATCGAATCTGAACCTCGGCCTGATGCTGGCGCGCGCCAGCGATGCCGAGGCCGCGAAATACCTGCGCGCCGCTACCGAACTGAAACCGACCGCAAAGCCAGAAGAGGGACTGTACCGCGCTTGGGTGTCGCTGGGACAGGTGCTGGAAGACAAAGATCCGGGCGAGGCGCTCAGCGCATTCCGCAGAGCCGCGGAGTTGAAGCCGAATCGTGCCGAGGCTCACTTGTTCGCCGCCTCCGCCGCGGAGAAAGCCGTCGACCTCGCCACCGCCGAGCAGGAGTACAAGGCTGCCGCCGCAAGCGATCCCAAGTCCGCCGACGCCATCGCCGGGCTGGCCTACATCTACGAGAAGACCAAACGGCTGCCCGAGGCCGAGGACGCGCTGCGCAAGTATCTTGCTTTGGACCCGCAGAGCGCCAAGGCGCATCTGCAGCTTGGGCACGTGCTGACCGCCGAGGGCAAGGCAGAAGACGCGCAGGCGGAGTTGGAAAAGGCGCTGCAACTCTCGCCCGGCGATGCGCAGACGGAGCGCGAACTTGCCATGCTGTACGCGTCCAACCGGGAGTTCGCCAAAGCGGAGCAACATTTTCGCGCCGCGCTGCAGCAGCAGCCCAACGACGCCGAGTTGCACCACCGCCTGGGCACGGCATTGCTGGAGCAGCAGAAGTACGAGGACGCACAGAAGGAATTGCTGGCGGCGGTGAATTTGAAGCCGGATTTCGGCATCGCGTATGGCGATTTGGCGTTTGCCGCCTCAGCGAACAAAGATTACCCTCTGACGATCAAGGCGCTGGACGCGCGCGCACGACTGCTGCAGGAGATTCCGTTTACGCTGTTCCTGCGCGCCACCGCCTACGACCACATGGGAGAACGCAAGCTGGCGGCGGCCAGCTATCACCAGTTTCTGGCGGCGGCCAACGGAAAATTCCCCGACCAGGAGTGGCAGGCGCGCCATCGGTTGATCGCCATCGAACCAAAGAAGTAGCGATGAAAAAGCTGCCGATTATCGTGGTCGTACTGCTCTCGGCCGCTGTCCTGGCCGGCACGCAGGAATCCGTAGACTCGCTCAAGGCGCGGGCCGACAAGGCGCACCCCAAGCAACAGGCCGAGCTGTGCACGAAGATCGCCGAGCGCCAGCTGGATGCGTTCGATAAGGCCTATAACGGCGGCACGGTGAAGGAGGCGCAGGAGGCGCTAGGCGATGTCGTTACATACGGCGTGCAGGCGGCGAAAGTCTCGAGCGAAAGCGGCAAGCGGATGAAGCAGACGGAAATCGCCCTGCGCAAGATCTCAGGACGGCTGGAGGCGATCCGGAAAACGCTCGATGTAGACGACCGCCCGCCCGTCGCAGGGGCCATCCAGAAGTTGGAAGCAGCGCGCAACGAGCTGCTCAACCGGATGTTCAGGAAGTGACGATGCGAACACGAAACACAATTCTCGGGTTGGCGTTGGTGCTGCTGGCAGCAACGCCGCCGCTGGCGCAGCTTGGCGGCCGCGAGCCACTCAACGAAAAGGAAATCGATGAGCTGCGCGAGGTCGCGCAGGAGCCGGACAAACGCCTCAAGCTGATGGTGCAGTTCGCGCGCGCCCGGCTGGCGAGCATCGACGAGGTTCGCGGCGATCCGCGTCTGGCGGCCGAGCGCGGCGCCCGGGTCCACGATCTGCTGGAGGACTTTACCCGTCTGGTGGACGAGATCGGCGACAATATTGACGATTACGTGGACCGCAAGTACGACCTGCGCAAGGGGCTGAAGTTTGTTATCGATGGCGATACGGAATTCCAGCTCAAGCTGGGCACGCTGAAAGAACAGAGTACCGGGGCCAGTGCCAAGGCGGGCAGCGAGATCGGCGACTACTCGTTCGTCCTGTTGAACGCGACCGAGGCGGTAAACTCCAGCCTGGACGACGCGCGCAAGCTGCTCACGGAGCAGGAGGCCGCCTTTAGGGAGGAAAAGAAGAAGAAGAAAAAGTAGAACGCAACCTCACGCGGGCGGACTTGGAACCCAGGCAATACGAGGAAGCTCCGGCTAGCCGGGTGGGGACGGGGTTTCTAAGATCGGTTGGTTGGGTTGGCGAACGACTTCACACCGCTCCAGGGATACCGCGACTCCGGTGACGGCGCCTGCAGTGGCTGGCTCCACGCGAACCACACGGCCTGTACATAGAATCCGTACCTGGGGCGACTCCAGTGCAATCTCGACGTCGGATGCCAATGCTGGAACCCAGGCAGAGTAGAGGAAAATACCGGCCCAACTACAATCCCGTATGAACGCGGGATTGGGCTGAATTTCGTTGGGGACTTTGAGCGAAGCGGACATACCCACATAAAAGCGGCGCGCGCAGCGCTGATCCGTTCCCCCAACCATGAGCGTGCGGCGATAGCTTGCTCCCGCATCTTCTGTCATTCATTAGTCCCCCGTGTGGATAAGAAGCAAGCCAAATGCCACCGACAATTCATTGTTTTGCAATGGCTTATGAATTCCTTGCGAAAGTAACGGTGTAAGTTTTACTTAACACCCCGCCCTGGAGCCAAAGGTAATTCCTTTTTCCCCGGATCCAATAGCGCG
Protein-coding sequences here:
- a CDS encoding tetratricopeptide repeat protein; this translates as MAGNRNKLILPLCLACAMAVSAQESKPTVRHHRVPVEDAVAAAIARAEAAMDKKDYAAAEQALNEAVKRGPNNYRAWFDLGFVYTALHRDADAVAAYRKSVAADAKVFESNLNLGLMLARASDAEAAKYLRAATELKPTAKPEEGLYRAWVSLGQVLEDKDPGEALSAFRRAAELKPNRAEAHLFAASAAEKAVDLATAEQEYKAAAASDPKSADAIAGLAYIYEKTKRLPEAEDALRKYLALDPQSAKAHLQLGHVLTAEGKAEDAQAELEKALQLSPGDAQTERELAMLYASNREFAKAEQHFRAALQQQPNDAELHHRLGTALLEQQKYEDAQKELLAAVNLKPDFGIAYGDLAFAASANKDYPLTIKALDARARLLQEIPFTLFLRATAYDHMGERKLAAASYHQFLAAANGKFPDQEWQARHRLIAIEPKK
- a CDS encoding PilZ domain-containing protein, with amino-acid sequence MTEDAGASYRRTLMVGGTDQRCARRFYVGMSASLKVPNEIQPNPAFIRDCSWAGIFLYSAWVPALASDVEIALESPQVRILCTGRVVRVEPATAGAVTGVAVSLERCEVVRQPNQPILETPSPPG